Genomic DNA from Zonotrichia albicollis isolate bZonAlb1 chromosome 12, bZonAlb1.hap1, whole genome shotgun sequence:
ATAGGAGCAGACTGTGCCCCCAAAACAAGGGAGACACCCCACACACACCCCCCAACACATCAGGGGGACAAAAAGGAGACCACCCCCACCCCAGCACCCCAAGACTGAGCAGCAGAACAGGAGGCAGTGACAGTGCAGTGACAGGGCTGGGATCTCCGTTTATTGAGGCGATGCTGTGGGGCACCCCAGGGGACTGCACCAAGGCACGGTGGCACTGGGGGTGTGCAAGGACCCCCAGGGAAGCCACACCACGGTGGTGTAGCAGCAGCAGATCCCTCAGGCCTTGCCAGGGTCCTCCTTGAGAGTCACTGTGCGGTTGAACACCATCTGGGGAGAAACACAGGgtgtgctcagagccccatggtGGGCAGGGGGTGCTTGCACACACGTGTGCAGGCTGCCTCACTGCCCCCATCCCACAGGGCTCACCTTCCCCTCCTCACTGTCGGGATCCACAGAGAAGTAGCCCAAGCGCTCAAACTGGAACTTGTCAAAGGGCCGAGCAGAGCGGACAGAGCTGTCAACCAGGGCATTGTGCACCACACGCAGGGAGTCCTGGCAGGGAggacagctcagctcagccagCACCCCTACACTTCTGTcctctgcacagcccagcttCCCCCAGCTCCTCTTCCCCTTGAGACACAGTAAGGGCCTGCCCCAAGAGGGGTAGGGTGTTCATGGAAGTGGGTGCCTCAGGACTGGGTGCAGGAGGTCCCCACTTCCCCTCAGGCCCATAACCTCAGCTGCTGCCACTACTCACAGGGTTGAGGTCACTCAGAAAGCCACCAGGTACCTCCGATGGGTCCTCAGGATTTTTGTGCAAAAACCTGCCATGAGATAAGAGTCTTATCCCAAAGCTGCCAAATGAGGGGACAGGGTGCcactcatgggatcccagagcaTCATCTTTCCCACCAAAGGTCTGGGCAGAACCCAGCAGGGCCTGCTGCTgtacagctgtgctgctgctccagcactgctgagcttgtgctggccttggctggcagtgggaTACTCACAGCCGCTCATAGAGCCGCACTTCACAGGCCAGTGGCACCGACACCCAGTGGATGAAAGCCTTGGGCTTTTCTGCCACATCTGACTTGGTGCAGGTCACCTCCAGCTCAATGACACGCCCACTGACatcctgaggaagaggagacGAGCTAAGCAGTCTTATCCCATGTGgcaggcccagggctgagcccccagccccacagctcgGGGACACCTTGTTCCCCTCTgtgaggcacagggcaggcagagagcagccACACAGGCAGCCTGACCCTCCCTGTgtccagagcagccagcatgaCATTGCACAGCCCAGCCTCATGTCACCAGTGCCCACAGTCACGCACCTTGATGACATTCTGGACGGTGATGACGTAGCCAGTGTGGCGCAGCCCCACCGGCTGCCCGGGTGCCAGGCGCTTGTAGCCCTTGTCTGCCTCCTGTAAGAGAGTTCACGGCTGCATGAGGGGTCCCAGCATGGGCAGCAGGCCCCCCTTCTAACCTGTCTCTCTGCCATCCCAGGGATCAGTGATCCCAGGGCTGTTTGAACTCCTGTGTTGCTGTGGGATGTTCCCACAGACAGGCCAGGCTGAGAACCATTGGCTGGACATGTCCtggccaggctgagggcagCATTTGCCCAGTGCCCATCAGAGCTGCCACATTTGGGAGTCACAGTCCGGTGCTCAACACCCACCCATAACCTCTGTGTGCAGCACCAACACCATTTCCAGGCctgccaggctcctgctgcacaAGCTATAGCTCCAGGAGTGAGAGTAGTATAGCCCAGTGGGCCTGGCTCACCTCCCTGAAGTCTGTCTCCTCAATGTAGACGGTCTGGTGGAAGGGCACTTTGTGAAAACCACGGCTCTCATCGGCTGGGAAGTTGGGCACAAGGACCTCCAGTGCCTGGGGAGAAAGAGGGCTTGAATGCTGCTCTCAAGAAACCCCACTCCCACAACAGCCCACGGCAGTCTCACCTTTGGAGCAGGGAAGTTGGTGATGGTGACTTTGAGGGGCTCCAGGACTGCCATGGCACGGGGGGCCTGCTCATTCAGCACCTCCCGTGCACAAGCCTCCAGCAGATGCGGCTCCATTGTCGCCTGGGCCACTGTCACACCAACCTGAGGAACAGTGTGCTGTGACCATGCTGGCCAGGGGATGCAGCCATctgccctgtcccaccccagcCAAAGCCTACCCGTGCACAGAAGTTGTTGATGGCCTCGGGGGGGAAGCCTCGCCGGCGCAGGGCCGTCAGCGTGAAGAGACGTGGGTCATCCCAGTCCCTGAGGAAACACCAGAGTGACAACCAGGCATGCTGTGGGTGAGCCCCATCACGgcagctggccctgctcctACCTCACAGCACCCGTCTCCACCAGGCGGATGATCTTTCTCTTGGAGACCACAGTGTAGAGCAGGTTCAGGCGCCCATATTCCCACTGCACGGGGCAGTAAACATCCAGAGCGTTGCACAGCCAGAAGTAGGAGGAGCGCCTGCAAGGGaggtgcaggcacagcccagctcagccacatGGACACGCTGTCCCCCAGCACTCTGGCAGCCCCCAGGTGCTGCTCCCAGGTctagctcagccctgggccatGCCATGCATGGTGCTCACCTGGCCTGGAACTCCTTGGTGCAGAGGGAGTGCGTGATGTGCTCGATGGAGTCgcagaggcagtgtgtgtaatCGTAAGTGGGGTAGATGCACCTGCAAGGCAGATGCAGTCAGCTCAGGGCAGAGCATGGTGCTGCTCCACTCCTGATACCTCCTCACTACCAGGAAATCCAGATCCAGCCCCACCACATGTGCCAGGACATGGCAGCCCTCCCTACCACTTGTCCCCAGTGCGGTGGTGTGGAGTGAACTTGACACGGTAGGCAACGGGATCCATCTTCCCATCCTCCATCACCAGCTTCATCCTCAGCGTGgcttccccctccccaaactTCCCCTTTCTCATATCCTGTGGAGACAGGGGAAGCTGTCAGCTGAGCCACAGATCCAGAGCCCACAGGcacacagcagctgccccagctagGAGTACCTCAAAGAGCAGGAGTGACTCTTCCACAGGCCGGTCCCGCCATGGCGAGGGTGGCGGGTTGTGGCCCTTGATCTCCTCAACCCTCTGATGGCAGACATATGCCTGACCCCTACGGAGAGGAAATGCCATCACCAGACCTGAGTGACCCTTCTCCTGGGCAAGGGGGAGCCCTGACCAGTGCAGGATATCAACACCAGCTTGGCACATTCCTACTGCCCCACATGCTCACCTGCGGATGAGCTCCAGGGCCCAGGTGTAGAGCTGGTCAAAGTAATCTGACGCATGTGTCACTGCATAAGGCTGGTAGCCTGTGGGGATGGGTGAAATGGAGCAGGTTGGAGGAACCCCAAAGGTCCAGCAGCAAGACCTGAATGCAGGGGTGTCCCTGGCACTTGGCTTgatcctgccctgcccatcctGAGCCATACCCAGCCACTCCACCATCTCCCGGATGGCTGTGAAgtatttctcctcctccttctcggGGTTGGTGTCGTCATAGCGCAAGAAGCACACGCCACCATTGGCCTGGGGATGAAGAGATGGTGAGCAGTTGCTCCCTGAGGGACCAGCAGccaagcagcagggaaaggcagggcCAGGATGGCTTGGTGCTTTTTACCTTGGCATAGCCAAAGTTGAAGTTGATGGCCTTGGCATGGCCAATGTGCAGGATCCCGTTAGGCTCAGGAGGGAAGCGTGTCCGTACCTGAAGAGGCAAAGGGGACACCTC
This window encodes:
- the QARS1 gene encoding glutamine--tRNA ligase codes for the protein MAPPPGGGGSMAAAAAAMAAEEAEEALGLFTGIGLSEAKARETLRNGALSALLRQAVLQARSALGPALDKATGTLLYNAAARLKDPKHLGFLVGYIARREILTDLQLSAALEYVRSHPLEPLDVADFERACGVGVCVTPEQIEEAVEAVISKHRAELLAERYHFNMGLLMGEARSQLRWADGKTIKNEVDLQVLHLLGPKTEADLEKKPKVAKARLAPAEKQKVAVVENGDMGTETKSLLEQLRGEALKFHKPGENYKTEGYVVTPNTMALLKQHLAITGGQVRTRFPPEPNGILHIGHAKAINFNFGYAKANGGVCFLRYDDTNPEKEEEKYFTAIREMVEWLGYQPYAVTHASDYFDQLYTWALELIRRGQAYVCHQRVEEIKGHNPPPSPWRDRPVEESLLLFEDMRKGKFGEGEATLRMKLVMEDGKMDPVAYRVKFTPHHRTGDKWCIYPTYDYTHCLCDSIEHITHSLCTKEFQARRSSYFWLCNALDVYCPVQWEYGRLNLLYTVVSKRKIIRLVETGAVRDWDDPRLFTLTALRRRGFPPEAINNFCARVGVTVAQATMEPHLLEACAREVLNEQAPRAMAVLEPLKVTITNFPAPKALEVLVPNFPADESRGFHKVPFHQTVYIEETDFREEADKGYKRLAPGQPVGLRHTGYVITVQNVIKDVSGRVIELEVTCTKSDVAEKPKAFIHWVSVPLACEVRLYERLFLHKNPEDPSEVPGGFLSDLNPDSLRVVHNALVDSSVRSARPFDKFQFERLGYFSVDPDSEEGKMVFNRTVTLKEDPGKA